One window from the genome of Malus domestica chromosome 01, GDT2T_hap1 encodes:
- the LOC103406305 gene encoding uncharacterized protein: MAGLFDKQADLYLDSRPAYPKEWYSKLADLTPHHSLAWDVGTGNGQAAIGVAEHYKQVIGTDVSESQLQRAMPHPLVRYAHTPLTMTDDELIALIGGESSVDLVTVAQAVHWFDLPKFYSLVSRLLKPGGVLAVWCYNHIEVCPEFDPIVKRLEDTSLPYYHRNIQYVFDGYKTLPFPFQSAGFGCEGSPLALDIPKKLSFEGFLKMVRSWSAVNTAKEQGVDLLPEKLVKEFEVAWGGTKLVRSVSYKAFMLAGKVKV; encoded by the exons ATGGCAGGTTTGTTTGACAAGCAAGCAGATTTGTACTTGGATTCAAGGCCAGCTTATCCCAAAGAATGGTACTCTAAATTGGCAGATCTCACTCCTCACCACTCTCTCGCTTGGGATGTCGGAACCGGCAACGGCCAAGCCGCTATCGGT GTTGCTGAGCACTATAAACAAGTGATTGGAACCGATGTGAGTGAATCCCAGCTGCAGCGTGCAATGCCACATCCACTTGTTCGATATGCCCACACGCCGTTAACCATGACAGACGACGAATTAATAGCCTTGATCGGGGGAGAAAGTTCAGTTGACTTGGTGACTGTGGCTCAAGCTGTGCACTGGTTCGACCTACCAAAATTCTACAGTCTTGTTTCGCGGCTTCTGAAGCCAGGAGGCGTGTTGGCGGTTTGGTGCTACAATCACATCGAAGTTTGTCCCGAATTTGATCCTATTGTGAAGCGACTTGAGGATACAAGCCTTCCCTATTATCATCGTAACATCCAGTACGTGTTTGATGGTTACAAGAcgcttccttttccttttcagaGCGCTGGTTTCGGATGCGAGGGGAGTCCATTGGCTCTGGACATTCCAAAGAAGTTATCTTTCGAAGGGTTTTTGAAGATGGTACGGTCATGGTCTGCAGTTAATACAGCCAAAGAACAAGGGGTGGATTTGTTGCCCGAAAAGTTGGTTAAAGAGTTTGAGGTTGCTTGGGGCGGCACCAAATTAGTCAGGTCTGTCAGCTACAAGGCTTTTATGCTCGCCGGAAAAGTTAAGGTGTGA
- the LOC103433817 gene encoding probable LRR receptor-like serine/threonine-protein kinase At1g05700: MLVSIFLNETEINSRNSATATFTIGWLNIDCGSNATSWDKNLLQWVTDNDYTKAGINKQVPQKQPLEEMNTLRSFPNQNQQNCYVLPYNAPTQRYLIRAGFYYGDSDGLSRPPPFDLRINGQKWSTVKASTAEGPLYHEAMYVNQGSGSLNVCVVQVEKGMVPFVSSIEAVPIYVLTGPLYPKMETSYAYDLISRVNLGGNEVRYSPLKFFGVNLPFLFSASLSHNICDY, from the exons ATGTTGGTTTCGATATTTCTTAACGAAACAGAGATAAATTCAAGAAATAGTGCCACTGctacat TTACAATCGGATGGCTGAACATTGACTGCGGTAGCAATGCTACAAGCTGGGATAAAAACTTACTCCAATGGGTCACAGACAATGACTACACCAAGGCAGGCATCAACAAGCAAGTTCCACAAAAGCAACCACTTGAAGAAATGAACACCCTCCGATCATTCCCTAACCAAAACCAGCAAAATTGTTATGTTTTGCCTTACAATGCACCTACTCAGCGGTACTTGATCAGGGCGGGCTTCTACTACGGAGACTCTGATGGTCTCTCCCGCCCTCCGCCGTTTGATCTTCGTATCAACGGCCAAAAGTGGTCAACGGTCAAAGCATCAACGGCGGAAGGGCCATTGTACCATGAAGCGATGTATGTGAATCAAGGGTCAGGATCTCTCAATGTGTGTGTTGTGCAGGTTGAGAAGGGAATGGTTCCCTTTGTATCTTCAATAGAAGCTGTTCCAATATATGTTCTTACAGGTCCATTGTACCCTAAGATGGAGACCAGTTACGCTTATGATCTAATATCTCGGGTTAATCTTGGTGGCAATGAAGTAAGGTATTCCCCTCTCAAATTCTTTGGTGTCAATTTACCATTTTTATTCTCTGCATCTTTATCACACAACATATGTGACTACTGA